From Ananas comosus cultivar F153 linkage group 8, ASM154086v1, whole genome shotgun sequence, one genomic window encodes:
- the LOC109714350 gene encoding myb-related protein Zm1-like, producing the protein MGRGRAPCCEKVGLNKGSWTQDEDARLIAYIQKHGHGNWRALPKKAGLLRCGKSCRLRWINYLRPDIKRGNFTKEEEEKLIKLHNLLGNRWSKIASFLPGRTDNEIKNIWNTHIKKKIASKEASILSSSSTPRSRGLQSEANRESESEHADRSLDTSSYSFDKLDARVEPSINMSDMSRSSSSSSLATNNHTGREEEADATEGNSLAIPDVLIDPELIWSIMEGYDAKMQSAQVGAEGKRFGKEGERSREWLEDIERELMCDGPSCETEGDPISSYFQMEPSSPSPLNLHEVDMMP; encoded by the exons ATGGGCCGAGGCCGAGCACCGTGCTGCGAGAAGGTCGGGCTAAACAAGGGATCGTGGACGCAGGACGAGGACGCGAGGCTCATCGCCTATATTCAGAAACACGGTCATGGAAATTGGCGCGCTTTGCCAAAGAAAGCCG GCTTGCTGCGATGCGGGAAGAGCTGTCGTTTGAGGTGGATCAATTACCTTCGGCCCGATATCAAGCGCGGAAACTTCaccaaagaagaagaggaaaaactAATAAAGCTACATAATTTGCTCGGAAACAG ATGGTCGAAAATTGCTTCTTTTTTACCGGGGAGAACCGATAACGAGATCAAGAACATATGGAACACGCACATAAAGAAGAAGATTGCATCGAAAGAGGCATCGATCTTGTCCTCCTCGTCTACACCTCGTTCTCGTGGCCTACAAAGTGAGGCCAAtcgagagagcgagagcgagcaTGCGGACCGAAGCTTAGACACTTCGTCCTACTCGTTCGACAAGCTCGACGCGCGCGTCGAGCCCAGCATCAACATGTCGGACATGTCTCGTTCCTCTTCGTCGAGTTCTTTGGCCACGAACAACCACACAGGAAGAGAAGAGGAGGCGGACGCGACGGAGGGGAATTCCTTGGCGATACCCGACGTACTAATCGATCCCGAGCTGATTTGGAGCATCATGGAGGGCTACGACGCAAAAATGCAGAGCGCGCAAGTAGGAGCGGAGGGTAAAAGATTCGGGAAAGAAGGCGAGAGGAGCAGAGAGTGGTTGGAGGACATAGAGAGGGAGCTTATGTGCGACGGCCCTTCGTGTGAAACGGAGGGAGATCCAATAAGCAGTTATTTTCAGATGGAGCCATCATCTCCTTCCCCTTTGAATCTACATGAAGTTGACATGATGCCTTGA